A genomic window from Gossypium hirsutum isolate 1008001.06 chromosome D10, Gossypium_hirsutum_v2.1, whole genome shotgun sequence includes:
- the LOC121222603 gene encoding F-box protein CPR1 — protein sequence MQRPRFELPEALVMEILSMLPVKSLTRFNCVCKYWCSSFQTPHFISKNYHNNLENNNLNLLLSRCDGNTFQPYLSSLSNEKDQNYIVKQNIHLPFFEDDSPSVYGACHGLLCLFDSSKDKAAIWNPSTREFKILPPSSIQRPPYFSPFEETYLTLDDVSFNDAAFGFDSKTDDYKFIRFVTLTFVNSEEEYAHPHFIYQVELYSLRSNSWKEIPYPDYNPNGKTLGNNYVDGICYWKTVTGAYLDFRGLILSFDMRNEKFSVLPIPEFVGSFPEYYVDLLVFNGSLGAIVYPLQRIDTSFDLWVTSEGVWTKQFNIKSIPGVVHPLGFGKNGDLFLRDANDEVLVFDASTQELKELEINTYLDHHRFAISLHTYLESLVHINGIQEVEKYVIRQPTRNASNEY from the coding sequence ATGCAGAGGCCAAGATTTGAATTGCCAGAAGCTTTGGTTATGGAAATTCTATCAATGCTTCCAGTTAAATCCCTTACTCGCTTCAACTGTGTTTGTAAGTATTGGTGTTCTTCTTTTCAAACTCCTCATTTCATTTCCAAAAATTATCACAACAACCTTGAAAACAACAACCTTAATCTACTTCTTAGTCGCTGTGATGGTAACACCTTCCAACCTTATTTATCTTCACTTTCAAATGAAAAAGATCAAAATTATATAGTAAAACAAAACATTCACTTGCCCTTTTTTGAGGATGATAGCCCCTCTGTTTATGGTGCATGTCATGGACTATTGTGTTTATTTGATTCTTCAAAGGATAAGGCTGCCATTTGGAACCCATCAACAAGAGAGTTTAAAATCCTTCCACCATCTTCAATCCAACGCCCTCCATATTTTTCCCCATTCGAAGAAACCTACCTTACTTTAGATGACGTTTCTTTTAACGACGCTGCTTTTGGGTTTGATTCTAAAACTGATGACTACAAATTCATACGATTTGTTACTCTTACTTTTGTTAATAGTGAGGAAGAATATGCACATCCTCATTTTATATACCAAGTTGAGTTGTATTCTCTTAGAAGTAATTCCTGGAAGGAAATTCCATATCCTGATTATAATCCAAATGGAAAAACTTTGGGAAATAATTATGTAGACGGAATTTGCTATTGGAAAACAGTGACAGGGGCATATCTTGATTTTAGAGGACTAATTCTTTCATTTGACATGAGGAATGAGAAGTTCTCAGTTTTACCTATCCCAGAATTCGTTGGGTCTTTCCCAGAATACTATGTTGATCTATTGGTGTTTAATGGATCACTTGGTGCTATTGTTTACCCATTGCAAAGAATTGACACGTCTTTTGATTTATGGGTTACAAGTGAAGGAGTGtggactaaacaattcaatattaAATCCATTCCTGGAGTTGTACACCCATTAGGATTTGGAAAAAATGGTGACTTGTTTCTTAGAGACGCAAATGATGAAGTACTCGTATTTGACGCCTCCACCCAAGAGCTTAAGGAGCTTGAGATTAATACTTATCTAGATCATCATCGGTTCGCCATCTCTCTTCATACTTATTTAGAGAGCCTGGTTCATATCAATGGAATACAGGAGGTTGAGAAATATGTAATACGTCAACCAACGAGAAATGCATCAAATGAATACTGA